The uncultured Dysgonomonas sp. genome contains the following window.
TGTAGCCATAAACATGGTCACAGGCGAGGCTGTATCATTCTCTAATACGGAATGCGAATTTGGATACAGAGACAGCATCTTTAAACGTACAAACAAATACCTTATTATTTCAGTTGTATTCCATCTGAAACGGACTTTTGTTTATACACCGAAATACTTTGACCTGAACAAAGAACTGGAAGATATAGAAGAACCAACTATACAAGATGTACGCAACGCTGTAATACGCGTCCGTCAACGGAAATTGCCGGACGAGAAAGTATTGCCTAATGCCGGCAGCTTTTTTAAGAATCCATATATAAGCCAGGAACAAGTAGAAAAGATAAAGACTGATTATCCCGAACTCCCGGCCTTTTTACAAAAAGATGGCTCGGTGAAGACATCTGCCGCTTTCCTTATCGATAAAGCCGGGTATAAAGGAATAAGAATCGGCAATATAGGAACTTATCCCAACCAGCCGCTTATTATCGTAAATTACGGTTCTTCGGACGGAAATGACATTTTACGTTTCATGCGTGAAATACAAAGTGCCGTAAAAGACACATTCAATATAGAACTGGAACCCGAAGTAAGAATATTTTGACGACTATCAGCTCATAGCCGTTAGCCTGTAGCCATTTGAGCAAAAGCTAATAACTGATAGCTAACAACTAAACATATAACTAATAACATGGCATCATTTATCATACAAGGCGGTTGTCGCCTCAGCGGTGAAATAACTCCACAGGGAGCAAAGAACGAAGCATTACAGGTAATCTGTGCAGTATTACTCACACCCGAAGAAGTAATAATAGAAAATATTCCGGATATACTGGATGTGAACAACCTTATTGCCCTGCTGGGAGAAATGGGTGTAGAAACAAAGCGATTGGGTGAAGACACATGGTCATTCAAAGCCGAAAATGTAAATATCGATTATTTACAAACACCTGAATTCTTAAAGAAAAGTGCTTCTCTCAGGGGGTCGGTCATGATTATCGGGCCACTCGTAGCCCGCTTCGGAAAGGCCATGCTGCCAAAACCGGGAGGAGATAAGATAGGACGCCGTCGTTTAGATACTCACTTTATAGGTATACAGAAGCTGGGCGCCGACTTCATATATGATGATGCTCAACAGATATATAACATCACTGCCGAGAAGCTGCATGGTACATACATGCTGCTTGATGAAGCATCGGTAACAGGTACAGCGAATATACTGATGGCTGCCGTATTGGCAGAAGGAGAAACAACTATCTACAATGCTGCCTGTGAACCATATCTGCAGCAGTTGAGCAAAATGCTGAATAAGATGGGAGCCAAAATTTCGGGTGTAGGTTCTAATCTGTTAAGAATAGAAGGTGTAGAATCTCTTGGAGGTGTAAAACACCGTATCCTACCCGATATGATCGAAATAGGCAGCTTTATAGGAATGGCTGCAATGACAGGCTCGGAAATTACTATAAAGAATGTAGCATATGACGATTTAGGAATTATCCCCGACACTTTCCGTAGATTGGGTATCCAACTGGAAAGGAAAGGTGATGATATACATATCCCTGTTCAGAAAGAATATGAAATAGATACATTTATCGACGGGTCTATACTCACTATTGCCGATGCACCGTGGCCGGGTCTGACACCCGACCTTATCAGTGTGCTGCTGGTAGTGGCTACACAGGCAAAAGGCAGTGTACTGATTCATCAGAAAATGTTTGAGAGCCGCTTGTTCTTTGTAGATAAACTGATAGATATGGGTGCGCAGATCATATTATGCGACCCTCACCGGGCAACGGTTATCGGTACAGGTAAACGTCCGATGCGCTCCACCACGATGACATCACCCGATATCCGTGCAGGTATCGCGCTACTTATCGCAGCAATGTGTGCCGACGGAAAAAGTACAATACACAATATAGAACAGATTGACCGTGGATATCAGAATATAGACGTCCGGCTTAATCAACTGGGCGCTAACATTATGCGATTAGACTAAGAAATATGATATAATACTATTTTCAATTTTTACACTATGACAGAAAATGAGAAATATCTCTACGATCATTTCCTTATTAGTATAAAATCAGGATTTGAAGCATTAGAAGATATTATTAACGATGCGCTGGAGGCTGTGGAAGATGAAGGCTGGGAAAGCGAAATTTCCGAAGAATGGATTCGTGAAACATTCGAGCGGGAATACAAAAAGAATGAGGACGAGAGCAAAACATGGCAGCATCCGACCGATACGGAAAAACTACGCGTAGTATTCGATACCCTCTGCAAGGAAAAGATAGTTGCTTTGCATAACGCCGGATACACCCAATCTGATGCCATCTATGACGTACAGGATGTATGGAAAGACCTGGAAGACGAAGGTATTAAACCTATCGGCTACTGTTACTATCATGGGCAGGATTTAGAACGTGTGATAGAAACTGGAACGCTCTGTATCGGATTCTATGGCGAAAAAGAAAAGAATGATAAAGAAGCCATCATTATTGGCAATAAAGTAGCCACTGCCCTTAAAGATGCAGGATTTACGATTGACTGGAATGGCTCTGCTTCGAAAAGAATAGAGATACAGGATTTCAAATGGCAAAACGTCTTTACATCCGATGACGATGTGGAAGAGAAATGGGGCTATGACCGCGTTTTGCAATTGATGGAAGAATAAAATCGATTCCAACAAGAAACAGGAGAGAGGCTGATGCAAAATCAGTCTCTCTTTTTATATATCTCACCTATTCAATAACCCAGATAGGTCAATAAAACAAGTAGTTATGTTCATTCCGTTTGAAACGATAGCGTTGACGAGGTATAGGCAAAGGATCCTGAGTAGAAATATCCCATCTGAGTAGAGCCTCAATCATTTCATCTTTTACATTACTGTATTCTTTGTTTCTAAAGAGGTTATTCAGTTCAGAAGGATCATTCTTTAGGTTATAAAGTTGTCCGTTACCATCCATATCATACACCAGCTTCCAGTCTCCTTTGCGAAGCATGCGCATGGTCCCGCTCTGTGTCCATGTATTCAGTTCATCAAAGAACAAGCCTTTTTTACCAACAGCTCCCTCTTCTTTATAATCGGTAGCATCAGCCTTAGTGTAATACATACCGCCAAATCCATCCTGAGCCATTACACTTGCGAATTCCTTCTCAGGGTAATCCTTTCCCTGCAACATCGGCCACAGGCTGCGTCCTTGCACTCCTATCGGAATATCTGCACCGATAACTTCACATACGGTAGGGAATATATCTATCAGGCTGATATGCGATTTCTGTGGCATTGCGGAGGCTTTTATCCCCGGCCCTGTCCATTGCATAGGGATTCGGGTGATAGCATCGTCCAGACCTACACCTTTCTTCATCAATCCATACTCTCCTACATAATCTCCATGATCTGCGACAAAGATAATAATCGTGTTATCATAAACTCCTTTCGCTTTCAGGTTATTCACAAAACGAGCCAGCTGATCATCTATCATACGCAACATTCCATGATAAATAGAACGTAAACGTTGCAGATCCTGCTGATATCCGATGTGCCCCTGCCCCATCATTTCGGCAAGAAGCTGATATTCGGTCCCTTTCGTTTCCTGACCTTTAGCTGAACTTCCCATTTGAGGAAGTGATTCCGGTGGAAACATTGAATAATAAGGTTCACAGACCTGATAAGGATTGTGCGGCTCTGCTATCGAGAACCACATCAGAAAAGGCTTCTCTCCCTGAGAATCTATCCACTGGGAAGCATCATCTACCATACGGTAAGGCAACTGCCCTTCGGGTCCATAGGGCGAAGGAGTCATACTGGCATACATATCCAGTGTTCCCAGAAATTTATCGAATGCTTCACCTATCTTACTTTTATTATTCGACGGCTGCCCTCCATGGTCGTACGGGCTCCAATAATCTACACGTTCAGGGGTCAGATGCGAATGGTTTTTACCAATCATAGCTGTCACATATCCTTTCTCTCTCGCCACATCGAAAAGGTCTTTCGTATAATAAGCATCTTTAATATTATGATTGGATCTGACACGGGTAGAACTAGGGAAACGTCCCGTCAGCATAGATACACGAGCCGGGCCGCTGGCCGGTGCCGATGTATAAGCTCGGTCGAACCAGGCTCCCTCTTTTGCCAGCTTATCGGCAAAAGGCATTGTATTCAGCGGGTATCCTTCCCTCTGCAACAAATCTGCACGCAACTGGTCTGCCATTATAATAATGACATTGGGGTTCTTAGATGTATTTTGTGAAAAAGCAGGAAGTATTATACAGGTAGAAAATGATACACCTGCCAATATTTTTTCACCAATATTATTTATCATATTTTAGATTTCAAGATTCAACACTTATTTACGAATTACGCAAGATTAAAGCCATATAGTACGATCAACACTAACGATATCGGATAAAAAGTAACACTTTTATCATTTACTCGAAATACCTATAATACTTACAATCAATACAATAACACTAAAAAGGTAACAAAAGTAACACCTTTTTTCGTTTTTTTACGCTGTCACTATTTTATCATATAACACACTTGTTTTCTGCATTGTATAGATAAAATAAATTTAGAAATGTAACACTTTATATCAATCCCATAGTACGAAGACTCAGATCAATTTCTCTCTCATCTCCTGTATGCTTCCCGGCAACATCCGATAATTTAACAGCTTTCAGATACTTAGAATCTTTCTTATGCACCTTCACATCGGTAAGCTTTATTACTATATTCAGAGGTTTTACTCCTACATCATTTGAGAAGAATGTACCGATACCGTATGTATCATGCATACGCCCTGCCACATGATTCTTTATAGCCTTCACCGATTCCAGATTCAGGGAATCACTGAATACGAGAGTTTTTGATGTTGGGTCGATACGGTTTTTCTCATAAAACCGGATTGCTTTATCTGCGAACACCAGCGGATCGCTACTATCGTGGCGTACACCGTCAAACAATTTTGCGTGTTTGAGACTGAACGAGTCAAAGAATGCATCAGTCGTATATGTGTCCGTAAGGGCGATACCCAGACTGCCGTCATATACATCCACCCATGCTTCCAGTCCTTTGATATTTGCCGAGCGGTATCCATAGATAGCCCCGTGATACATAAACCATTCATGCGGCATAGTACCAATAGGAGTAGTATTGTATTTCATAGCCAGATATACATTGCTTGTACCTTTGAAATATTCTCCCGAATTAGCTTTCAGTGCTCCTACCACCTTATCCTGTACCTCAAAAGAGAAACGGCGGCGCGTACCGAATTCCGAATAATCAGCTTCTATCCCGCTCAATGCTTTAGCTTTTACCACAGCTTTCTCTTCCACATCTGCGGGCATAGCTCCGGTCATCTGGAAATACAGTTCGGATATGATAGCTAACAATGGGACTTCCCACAGTACAGTACGATACCAATACCCTTCTATAACGACGCTGAGGTCTCCTCCCTCCTGTACGATAGTGACCTCTTCGGGTTTATACGTGAATCCCTCGAGAAAGTCGACAAATACAGGATCGAAAAAGTAACACTTTGTTTTCACAAATTTCTTTTCTTCCTGTGTCAGTTTCAGATCGGCCATTGCTGCCACTTCTTCGCGCATTCTTTCGGCAAAGCCTTCCGGAAATTGTGTCCCTCCCCGGTTGGTAAACGCATACTTAACATACGCCCACGGGTATAGTTTCTGTATGGCAAGCATTACGGAGAATTTATAAAGGTCGTTGTCGGTGAAATGTTTAATTATCATATATCCCGGATTTTTAATGAAATAACAAATATAAGTTTTTTATATAACAAAAAAACAAAAGCCGAAGTTGAATCGAAATCCAAAATCGGCTTTTATTTATATAATTGAACGTTTTCTAATCGAGCTTATGTATCACTAGTCCCGAACGGAGTTTTGGCTCAAACCAGGTTGTTTTCGGCGGCATAATATTTCCGGAATCGGCAATATCCATCAACTGCTTCATAGTCACTGGATATAAAGCAAGCGCCAGTTTCATTTCACCACTGTCGACACGTTTTTTCAATTCGCCTAATCCCCTGATACCTCCGACGAAATCGATACGCTTATCCGAACGCAGGTCTTTGATGCCCAGTATTTCGTCCAGGATATATTTTGACGAAATAGTCACATCCAGTACGCCGATAGGGTCGTTGTCGTCATAAGTACCTTCTTTAGCAGTCAGGCTGTAACATTTACCTTCGAGGTAAATAGAAAAATTATGCAATCCGGTAGGAGCTGTTATATCCGCTCCTTTTTCTTCCACAGTGAAATGATCTTCCAGTTTTTTTAAAAATTCAACTGCCGATAACCCGTTAAGGTCTTTCACCAGACGGTTATAATCTATTATATTTAATTGGGTATCAGGGAAACAAACTGCCATAAAGAAGTTATATTCTTCATCCCCTTTATGATTCGGGTTCTGTTTTGCTTTTTCCGCACCTACCAACGCTGCGGCTGCCGAGCGGTGATGCCCGTCTGCTATGTACAGGTCAGGTATTGCAGCAAATAATTCAGTAATCCGTTGTATATCGTTTTTATCTTTTATTACCCAGAAATGATGGCCCACACCATCGCTTGCTGTGAAATCATATTCTGCTGTACCGGAAATAACCCTCTTTACTATTTCATCCAAGCCGTCATTGTCAGGATATGCAAAGAAAACAGGCTCTATATTGGCATTATTTATCCGTACGTGCTTCATACGATCCTCTTCCTTATCCCTGCGTGTCAATTCATGTTTTTTTATCCTGTCGTTCATGTAATCTTCCACATGCGAACAAACAACAAGTCCATACTGCGTTTTTCCGTTCATTGTCTGGGCATACACATAGTAGTATTCTTCGGGATCTTGTACCAGCCAGCCTTTTTCCTGAAATTTATTAAAGTTCTCTACGGCACGGTTGTAAACGTCCTGATGATGCTCATCAATTATTGTTTCAAAGTCAATCTCTGGCTTAATTATACGATACAGTGATTTCTCATTGCCTTCGGCTTCGAGACGGGCTTCTAGTGAACTCAGTACATCATAAGGACGGGAAACTACTTCCTTTACAATACTCTTGGGAGGTCTTATCCCCCTGAACGGTTTAATTACAGCCATGACACTTTGGTTTTTATAATAAGGTTAAATAATATTTCGAATAAGGCATTGAGTTTTCAACAATGAATACTTTCTTTTTGTCAGTTACAAATATATAAAAACAATGAAAAACAAGAGCAGTTTTATCGAATAATTGATTCCAAATATGCTGTAAAAAACATTTTGACACCACCTTCAAAATAAAGGTAAGAATAATCCTTTTAAAATATGTTGTTTTAAGATATAATTACTAATTTTGAGAGCCTTAAGGCTTCAGGCCTTTTATTGCTCCCGGCTGACAAAATAGCAATAAATCACTTATAATCAGAAAAATATACAATTAAATATTCACTTTTATTTAAATAACGCAGAAGAATACTAATTCCTAATTTTTTATAACAATGAAGAAATATAATTTTAGTGCAGGTCCTTCAATTCTTCCTCAGCAAACTATAGAGGAAACAGCGAAAGCCATACTGGATTTCAACGGGTCATCATTCTCTTTAATGGAAGTGAGCCACCGTGGGAAAGATTTCCAGGGCGTAATGGACGAAACTGTTGAGTTGTTCAAAGAACTATTGGAAGTACCCGCAGGTTATTCAGTAATCTTC
Protein-coding sequences here:
- the murB gene encoding UDP-N-acetylmuramate dehydrogenase yields the protein MDYYRQFSLKNYNSFKTEASAKIFCQPKSVEELRRCLTEHPYEQKLIIGGGCNLFFTKDFDGLVIHPELKGLREISDEEEEDEDIFIEVNASEDWDEFVAYCVERGFAGLENLSLIPGTVGAAPIQNIGAYGAEVKDVIHEVVAINMVTGEAVSFSNTECEFGYRDSIFKRTNKYLIISVVFHLKRTFVYTPKYFDLNKELEDIEEPTIQDVRNAVIRVRQRKLPDEKVLPNAGSFFKNPYISQEQVEKIKTDYPELPAFLQKDGSVKTSAAFLIDKAGYKGIRIGNIGTYPNQPLIIVNYGSSDGNDILRFMREIQSAVKDTFNIELEPEVRIF
- the murA gene encoding UDP-N-acetylglucosamine 1-carboxyvinyltransferase: MASFIIQGGCRLSGEITPQGAKNEALQVICAVLLTPEEVIIENIPDILDVNNLIALLGEMGVETKRLGEDTWSFKAENVNIDYLQTPEFLKKSASLRGSVMIIGPLVARFGKAMLPKPGGDKIGRRRLDTHFIGIQKLGADFIYDDAQQIYNITAEKLHGTYMLLDEASVTGTANILMAAVLAEGETTIYNAACEPYLQQLSKMLNKMGAKISGVGSNLLRIEGVESLGGVKHRILPDMIEIGSFIGMAAMTGSEITIKNVAYDDLGIIPDTFRRLGIQLERKGDDIHIPVQKEYEIDTFIDGSILTIADAPWPGLTPDLISVLLVVATQAKGSVLIHQKMFESRLFFVDKLIDMGAQIILCDPHRATVIGTGKRPMRSTTMTSPDIRAGIALLIAAMCADGKSTIHNIEQIDRGYQNIDVRLNQLGANIMRLD
- a CDS encoding sulfatase-like hydrolase/transferase, yielding MINNIGEKILAGVSFSTCIILPAFSQNTSKNPNVIIIMADQLRADLLQREGYPLNTMPFADKLAKEGAWFDRAYTSAPASGPARVSMLTGRFPSSTRVRSNHNIKDAYYTKDLFDVAREKGYVTAMIGKNHSHLTPERVDYWSPYDHGGQPSNNKSKIGEAFDKFLGTLDMYASMTPSPYGPEGQLPYRMVDDASQWIDSQGEKPFLMWFSIAEPHNPYQVCEPYYSMFPPESLPQMGSSAKGQETKGTEYQLLAEMMGQGHIGYQQDLQRLRSIYHGMLRMIDDQLARFVNNLKAKGVYDNTIIIFVADHGDYVGEYGLMKKGVGLDDAITRIPMQWTGPGIKASAMPQKSHISLIDIFPTVCEVIGADIPIGVQGRSLWPMLQGKDYPEKEFASVMAQDGFGGMYYTKADATDYKEEGAVGKKGLFFDELNTWTQSGTMRMLRKGDWKLVYDMDGNGQLYNLKNDPSELNNLFRNKEYSNVKDEMIEALLRWDISTQDPLPIPRQRYRFKRNEHNYLFY
- the pncB gene encoding nicotinate phosphoribosyltransferase; this encodes MIIKHFTDNDLYKFSVMLAIQKLYPWAYVKYAFTNRGGTQFPEGFAERMREEVAAMADLKLTQEEKKFVKTKCYFFDPVFVDFLEGFTYKPEEVTIVQEGGDLSVVIEGYWYRTVLWEVPLLAIISELYFQMTGAMPADVEEKAVVKAKALSGIEADYSEFGTRRRFSFEVQDKVVGALKANSGEYFKGTSNVYLAMKYNTTPIGTMPHEWFMYHGAIYGYRSANIKGLEAWVDVYDGSLGIALTDTYTTDAFFDSFSLKHAKLFDGVRHDSSDPLVFADKAIRFYEKNRIDPTSKTLVFSDSLNLESVKAIKNHVAGRMHDTYGIGTFFSNDVGVKPLNIVIKLTDVKVHKKDSKYLKAVKLSDVAGKHTGDEREIDLSLRTMGLI
- a CDS encoding DUF1015 domain-containing protein; amino-acid sequence: MAVIKPFRGIRPPKSIVKEVVSRPYDVLSSLEARLEAEGNEKSLYRIIKPEIDFETIIDEHHQDVYNRAVENFNKFQEKGWLVQDPEEYYYVYAQTMNGKTQYGLVVCSHVEDYMNDRIKKHELTRRDKEEDRMKHVRINNANIEPVFFAYPDNDGLDEIVKRVISGTAEYDFTASDGVGHHFWVIKDKNDIQRITELFAAIPDLYIADGHHRSAAAALVGAEKAKQNPNHKGDEEYNFFMAVCFPDTQLNIIDYNRLVKDLNGLSAVEFLKKLEDHFTVEEKGADITAPTGLHNFSIYLEGKCYSLTAKEGTYDDNDPIGVLDVTISSKYILDEILGIKDLRSDKRIDFVGGIRGLGELKKRVDSGEMKLALALYPVTMKQLMDIADSGNIMPPKTTWFEPKLRSGLVIHKLD